From a single Apium graveolens cultivar Ventura chromosome 2, ASM990537v1, whole genome shotgun sequence genomic region:
- the LOC141707151 gene encoding glycerol-3-phosphate dehydrogenase SDP6, mitochondrial isoform X2 has protein sequence MRLRHATVAAAISVAASGSYLALRSPSFSVNDRGGATAFEELRRKISDPSAVVPPRAAQVSTLAGSTATNPLDVLVIGGGATGSGVALDAVSRGLRVGLVEREDFASGTSSRSTKLIHGGVRYLEKAVFNLDYGQLKLVFHALNERKQLIANAPHLCHALPCMTPCFSKFEVVYYWAGLKFYDLVAGKQLLHLSRYYSAKESSELFPTLAKKGKDRTLKGTIVYYDGQMNDSRVNVAIACSAALAGAAVLNYAEVVSFLKEDGSGRIIGARIRNNLTGDEFDTYAKVIVNAAGPFCDAVRNLADKDVKPIICPSSGVHIVLPDYYSPEGMGLIVPKTKDGRVVFMLPWLGRTVAGTTDSETPITMLPEPHENEIQFILDAISDYLNVKVRRTDVLSAWSGIRPLAIDPTAKNTESISRDHVVCEEFPGLVTITGGKWTTYRGMAQDAVDAAIKAGKLKPNNDSLTADLRLVGGEGWENSQFTVLSQQYLRNKMSHGKIVPGEMDSVAARHLSHAYGTLAHRVATIAQNENLGKRLAHGYPYLEAEVAYCAREEYCESAVDFLARRCRLAFLDTDAAFKALPRVVQILATEHKWDKLRQGQEVEKANRFLQTFKALNNAQFHDGKHN, from the exons ATGCGTCTCCGTCACGCCACCGTCGCAGCGGCGATCTCCGTCGCCGCCAGTGGCTCTTACCTTGCTCTCCGGAGCCCTAGCTTTTCCGTCAATGACCGCGGCGGAGCCACCGCTTTCGAGGAACTTCGGAGGAAGATCAGTGATCCTTCCGCCGTTGTGCCGCCGCGAGCCGCTCAGGTTTCCACACTCGCCGGAAGTACGGCGACTAATCCTCTCGATGTTCTTGTGATCGGCGGTGGCGCCACCGGTAGCGGCGTCGCGCTTGATGCCGTTTCGAGAGGCCTTCGTGTCGGACTTGTGGAGCGCGAGGATTTCGCCTCCGGTACGTCGTCGAGATCGACGAAGCTCATTCACGGAG gtGTTCGCTATTTGGAAAAAGCTGTTTTTAATTTGGACTATGGGCAACTGAAGCTGGTTTTCCATGCGCTTAATGAGCGTAAACAGCTTATCGCAAATGCCCCTCACCTGTGTCATGCTTTGCCATGTATGACACCATGTTTTAGTAAGTTCGAGGTTGTATACTACTGGGCGGGGTTAAAATTTTATGATCTAGTAGCAGGGAAGCAATTACTACATTTGTCACGGTATTATTCTGCAAAAGAATCTTCAGAACTGTTTCCCACTCTTGCAAAGAAGGGTAAAGATAGAACTCTGAAGGGAACAATTGTATATTATGATGGACAAATGAATGATTCAAGGGTTAATGTTGCAATAGCATGTAGTGCTGCATTAGCTGGTGCAGCTGTATTGAATTATGCTGAAGTAGTATCCTTTTTAAAGGAGGATGGTAGCGGCCGGATAATTGGTGCACGTATCCGTAACAACTTAACAG GTGATGAGTTCGATACATATGCAAAAGTTATTGTGAATGCAGCTGGGCCATTTTGCGATGCGGTAAGGAATTTGGCTGACAAAGATGTGAAACCCATAATCTGTCCTAGCAGTGGGGTGCATATAGTGCTTCCTGACTACTATTCTCCTGAAGGGATGGGTTTAATTGTTCCTAAAACTAAGGATGGACGTGTCGTCTTCATGCTCCCATGGTTGGGTAGAACAGTTGCAGGTACCACAGATTCCGAAACCCCCATCACTATGCTACCAGAACCCCACGAGAACGAGATCCAGTTTATACTGGACGCCATCTCTGACTACCTGAATGTTAAG GTACGGCGCACAGACGTTCTTTCTGCATGGAGTGGTATTCGCCCATTGGCAATAGATCCCACAGCAAAAAATACAGAAAGCATATCTAGGGATCACGTAGTCTGTGAAGAATTTCCTGGTTTGGTCACTATTACAGGTGGAAAGTGGACAACATATAGAGG TATGGCTCAAGATGCGGTTGATGCTGCTATAAAAGCAGGAAAGTTGAAGCCAAACAATGATAGTTTGACAGCTGATCTGCGCCTTGTTGGTGGAGAAGGGTGGGAGAATTCACAATTCACTGTGCTTTCTCAACAATATCTACGCAATAAAATGTCTCATGGCAAAATTGTTCCTGGAGAGATGGATAGTGTTGCAGCAAGACATTTATCTCATGCATATGGTACTTTGGCTCATCGAGTGGCTACCATAGCTCAG AATGAGAACTTAGGCAAGCGGCTTGCACATGGATATCCTTATTTAGAAGCTGAGGTTGCGTACTGTGCACGGGAGGAATACTGTGAATCTGCCGTAGATTTTCTTGCTCGGAGATGTCGGCTTGCGTTCCTTGACACTGATGCGGCATTTAAGGCACTGCCACGCGTTGTACAGATACTGGCTACTGAACACAAATGGGATAAGTTAAGGCAGGGTCAAGAGGTTGAGAAAGCCAATCGATTTTTGCAAACCTTCAAGGCACTGAACAATGCGCAGTTCCATGATGGAAAACACAACTAG
- the LOC141707151 gene encoding glycerol-3-phosphate dehydrogenase SDP6, mitochondrial isoform X1: protein MRLRHATVAAAISVAASGSYLALRSPSFSVNDRGGATAFEELRRKISDPSAVVPPRAAQVSTLAGSTATNPLDVLVIGGGATGSGVALDAVSRGLRVGLVEREDFASGTSSRSTKLIHGGVRYLEKAVFNLDYGQLKLVFHALNERKQLIANAPHLCHALPCMTPCFSKFEVVYYWAGLKFYDLVAGKQLLHLSRYYSAKESSELFPTLAKKGKDRTLKGTIVYYDGQMNDSRVNVAIACSAALAGAAVLNYAEVVSFLKEDGSGRIIGARIRNNLTGDEFDTYAKVIVNAAGPFCDAVRNLADKDVKPIICPSSGVHIVLPDYYSPEGMGLIVPKTKDGRVVFMLPWLGRTVAGTTDSETPITMLPEPHENEIQFILDAISDYLNVKVRRTDVLSAWSGIRPLAIDPTAKNTESISRDHVVCEEFPGLVTITGGKWTTYRGMAQDAVDAAIKAGKLKPNNDSLTADLRLVGGEGWENSQFTVLSQQYLRNKMSHGKIVPGEMDSVAARHLSHAYGTLAHRVATIAQNENLGKRLAHGYPYLEAEVAYCAREEYCESAVDFLARRCRLAFLDTDAAFKALPRVVQILATEHKWDKLRQGQEVEKANRFLQTFKALNNAQFHDGKHN, encoded by the exons ATGCGTCTCCGTCACGCCACCGTCGCAGCGGCGATCTCCGTCGCCGCCAGTGGCTCTTACCTTGCTCTCCGGAGCCCTAGCTTTTCCGTCAATGACCGCGGCGGAGCCACCGCTTTCGAGGAACTTCGGAGGAAGATCAGTGATCCTTCCGCCGTTGTGCCGCCGCGAGCCGCTCAGGTTTCCACACTCGCCGGAAGTACGGCGACTAATCCTCTCGATGTTCTTGTGATCGGCGGTGGCGCCACCGGTAGCGGCGTCGCGCTTGATGCCGTTTCGAGAGGCCTTCGTGTCGGACTTGTGGAGCGCGAGGATTTCGCCTCCGGTACGTCGTCGAGATCGACGAAGCTCATTCACGGAG gtGTTCGCTATTTGGAAAAAGCTGTTTTTAATTTGGACTATGGGCAACTGAAGCTGGTTTTCCATGCGCTTAATGAGCGTAAACAGCTTATCGCAAATGCCCCTCACCTGTGTCATGCTTTGCCATGTATGACACCATGTTTTAGTAAGTTCGAGGTTGTATACTACTGGGCGGGGTTAAAATTTTATGATCTAGTAGCAGGGAAGCAATTACTACATTTGTCACGGTATTATTCTGCAAAAGAATCTTCAGAACTGTTTCCCACTCTTGCAAAGAAGGGTAAAGATAGAACTCTGAAGGGAACAATTGTATATTATGATGGACAAATGAATGATTCAAGGGTTAATGTTGCAATAGCATGTAGTGCTGCATTAGCTGGTGCAGCTGTATTGAATTATGCTGAAGTAGTATCCTTTTTAAAGGAGGATGGTAGCGGCCGGATAATTGGTGCACGTATCCGTAACAACTTAACAG GTGATGAGTTCGATACATATGCAAAAGTTATTGTGAATGCAGCTGGGCCATTTTGCGATGCGGTAAGGAATTTGGCTGACAAAGATGTGAAACCCATAATCTGTCCTAGCAGTGGGGTGCATATAGTGCTTCCTGACTACTATTCTCCTGAAGGGATGGGTTTAATTGTTCCTAAAACTAAGGATGGACGTGTCGTCTTCATGCTCCCATGGTTGGGTAGAACAGTTGCAGGTACCACAGATTCCGAAACCCCCATCACTATGCTACCAGAACCCCACGAGAACGAGATCCAGTTTATACTGGACGCCATCTCTGACTACCTGAATGTTAAG GTACGGCGCACAGACGTTCTTTCTGCATGGAGTGGTATTCGCCCATTGGCAATAGATCCCACAGCAAAAAATACAGAAAGCATATCTAGGGATCACGTAGTCTGTGAAGAATTTCCTGGTTTGGTCACTATTACAGGTGGAAAGTGGACAACATATAGAGG TATGGCTCAAGATGCGGTTGATGCTGCTATAAAAGCAGGAAAGTTGAAGCCAAACAATGATAGTTTGACAGCTGATCTGCGCCTTGTTGGTGGAGAAGGGTGGGAGAATTCACAATTCACTGTGCTTTCTCAACAATATCTACGCAATAAAATGTCTCATGGCAAAATTGTTCCTGGAGAGATGGATAGTGTTGCAGCAAGACATTTATCTCATGCATATGGTACTTTGGCTCATCGAGTGGCTACCATAGCTCAG AATGAGAACTTAGGCAAGCGGCTTGCACATGGATATCCTTATTTAGAAGCTGAGGTTGCGTACTGTGCACGGGAGGAATACTGTGAATCTGCCGTAGATTTTCTTGCTCGGAGATGTCGGCTTGCGTTCCTTGACACTGATGCGGCATTTAAGGCACTGCCACGCGTTGTACAGATACTGGCTACTGAACACAAATGGGATAAGTTAAGGCAGGGTCAAGAGGTTGAGAAAGCCAATCGATTTTTGCAAACCTTCAAGGCACTGAACAATGCGCAGTTCCATGATGGAAAACACAACTA G
- the LOC141707152 gene encoding serine/threonine-protein kinase SRK2A-like: protein MEKYEVVKDIGSGNFGVARLMRHKETKELVAMKYIERGHKIDENVAREIINHRSLRHPNIIRFKEVLLTPTHLAIVMEYASGGELFDRICTAGRFSEHEARYFFQQLISGVSFCHAMQICHRDLKLENTLLDGSPAPRLKICDFGYSKSSLLHSRPKSTVGTPAYIAPEVLSRHEYDGKMADVWSCGVTLYVMLVGAYPFEDPDDPKNFRKTIQRIMATQYKIPDYVHISQDCRHLLSRIFVASSSRRITIKEIKSHPWFLKNLPKELTDTAQASYYRRDVAPSSVSLQTIEDIMKIVGEARNPPPASRSIGGLVWGGEEDEENKEDEEDLEEEEDEEDEYEKSVRQVHASGEFHIT, encoded by the exons ATGGAAAAGTATGAAGTAGTGAAAGATATTGGATCTGGTAATTTTGGTGTGGCGAGGCTTATGAGACATAAAGAAACCAAAGAGCTGGTGGCTATGAAATATATTGAGCGTGGTCACAAG attgatgaaaatgtGGCCCGGGAGATCATAAATCACAGATCACTTCGACACCCGAATATTATTCGTTTTAAGGAG GTGCTATTGACTCCAACACATCTAGCAATTGTGATGGAGTATGCATCTGGTGGTGAGCTGTTTGATAGAATCTGCACTGCCGGTAGATTCAGTGAACACGAG GCTAGGTATTTCTTTCAGCAACTCATTTCTGGGGTCTCTTTCTGTCATGCAATG CAAATATGTCACAGAGATCTGAAGTTGGAGAACACCCTACTAGATGGCAGTCCTGCCCCTCGCCTTAAAATTTGTGATTTTGGTTACTCCAAG TCATCTTTGCTGCATTCAAGGCCAAAATCAACTGTGGGAACTCCGGCATACATTGCGCCTGAGGTTCTCTCCCGTCATGAATATGACGGCAAG ATGGCTGATGTATGGTCTTGTGGAGTGACTCTGTATGTTATGTTGGTGGGAGCATACCCTTTTGAAGATCCTGATGATCCGAAAAATTTCAGAAAAACAATTCAA CGAATAATGGCCACTCAGTACAAAATACCAGACTATGTTCACATTTCTCAGGATTGTAGGCACCTTCTTTCTCGCATATTTGTTGCGAGTTCTTCCAGG AGGATTACAATCAAAGAAATCAAGAGTCATCCATGGTTTCTGAAGAATTTGCCAAAGGAGTTAACGGACACTGCTCAAGCTAGCTACTACAGAAGAGATGTTGCCCCAAGTAGCGTCTCCCtccaaacaatcgaagacataaTGAAAATTGTAGGGGAAGCAAGGAATCCACCTCCAGCTTCGAGGTCTATAGGGGGTCTTGTGTGGGGAGGCGAAGAAGATGAAGAAAACAAAGAGGACGAAGAGGATTTAGAAGAAGAGGAAGATGAAGAGGATGAGTATGAAAAGAGTGTTAGACAAGTTCATGCTAGTGGAGAATTTCACATCACATAA